The Syngnathus typhle isolate RoL2023-S1 ecotype Sweden linkage group LG6, RoL_Styp_1.0, whole genome shotgun sequence genome has a window encoding:
- the LOC133156018 gene encoding chondrolectin-like, which produces MDFMRLFGALIAFLFHNGCASKINGQRICRRGTERPCYKVSYIQDSRRRLTYQDARQACRSDGGDLLSIETESEQRLIERFIQQLHAADGDFWIGLRRSPQRFRTGSVNPGCPSQYFWLDGSKAKFRNWHWDEPSCGGETCVVLYYQPSAPPDEEGHFLFQWNDDNCNAKNNYVCKYPKEKTTVFTEAGRGNAAHAVPTVMPNIFFTTSSGETIKVGMPESSVSFSDNSLYVPYILYATIPALLLLLLAVSGFFCYKQAKRRKSKTKNSTGQPKPWMPTEASTCPIQGPYAFSDITRLSHLTPDSTLPADFKTKYPYAATKEPQWNEYENVYLADRESGFVTNDIYETTGAHCRPQPGWVENEIYG; this is translated from the exons ATGGATTTTATGAGGCTGTTCGGCGCCCTGATCGCCTTCCTCTTCCACAATGGGTGCGCTTCTAAAATCAATG GCCAAAGGATCTGCCGGCGAGGGACGGAGCGTCCATGCTATAAAGTGTCCTACATCCAGGACAGCAGGCGAAGGCTGACGTACCAAGACGCCAGACAGGCCTGCAGATCGGACGGAGGAGATCTCCTCAGCATCGAAACAGAAAGCGAGCAGCGACTGATCGAAAGATTCATACAGCAGCTCCACGCCGCCGATGGAGATTTCTGGATTGGCCTTCGACGCAGCCCGCAGCGTTTCAGGACTGGCAGCGTCAACCCGGGATGCCCGTCCCAGTACTTTTGGCTGGACGGGAGCAAAGCCAAGTtcag GAACTGGCACTGGGACGAGCCTTCCTGCGGCGGGGAAACGTGTGTGGTTCTTTACTACCAACCGTCTGCACCACCCGATGAGGAAGGCCATTTCCTCTTCCAGTGGAATGACGACAACTGCAATGCCAAGAACAACTACGTTTGCAAATATCCAAAAG AGAAGACGACAGTATTTACAGAAGCAGGGCGAGGGAACGCAGCACATGCAG TTCCTACAGTGATGCCAAATATATTCTTCACAACATCAAGTGGCGAGACGATTAAAGTAGGAATGCCTGAGTCATCAG TATCTTTCTCCGACAACTCCTTGTATGTTCCCTACATCCTGTACGCAACCATTCCTGCACTACTGCTGCTATTGCTTGCGGTTTCGGGCTTCTTCTGCTACAAACAAGCTAAGCG GAGAAAGTCAAAAACCAAAAACTCAACCGGCCAACCAAAACCATGGATGCCCACCGAAGCATCAACTTGCCCTATTCAAGGACCCTATGCCTTCAGTGACATCACCAGACTTTCTCACCTGACTCCGGACAGCACCCTACCAGCTGACTTCAAAACCAAGTACCCGTATGCTGCTACAAAGGAACCCCAGTGGAATGAGTATGAGAATGTATATTTAGCGGACAGGGAGAGCGGCTTCGTGACAAATGACATCTACGAGACCACTGGAGCTCACTGTCGCCCTCAGCCTGGTTGGGTCGAAAATGAGATCTATGGGTAG